A portion of the Edaphobacter lichenicola genome contains these proteins:
- a CDS encoding alcohol dehydrogenase catalytic domain-containing protein, which translates to MKALQFAEVGQPLQVADVPRPSVFPGGLVFKVKACGICGSDLHAVEVSGLLQSGNVLGHEYSGEVVEVGPGSNGWKIGDRLVALPARPCGTCPQCQSGLHAECSQIIMQGFDTRMPGAYAEYSTCMAGLAIKISDVLSDNDAAMIEPLAVGLNAWRTANVEAGASILIIGAGVIGIAIAKWAKFFGAGDVGISEMVPARLARAHNIGFDLVIDAAQHVNPVAEYERQTGRKPSVIFECVGRPMIAKLIEMAPTNTHLVLVGTGMQTENFTVVSAALKRLRMSFPVAYVRSDFHFVQRMLTAHRVTVDGLVTATVNLDEASAMFEKLGKPNDHCKVLIVP; encoded by the coding sequence ATGAAGGCATTGCAGTTTGCCGAAGTCGGTCAGCCATTACAGGTCGCAGACGTTCCAAGACCCAGCGTTTTTCCGGGTGGGTTAGTGTTCAAGGTCAAAGCCTGCGGTATCTGTGGATCTGACCTGCATGCGGTTGAAGTATCCGGCTTGTTGCAGTCAGGCAACGTCCTCGGACATGAATACTCGGGCGAAGTTGTTGAGGTCGGTCCTGGAAGCAATGGCTGGAAGATCGGTGATCGCCTCGTCGCGCTTCCCGCGAGACCGTGCGGCACATGTCCTCAGTGCCAGTCTGGCCTCCATGCGGAATGCAGTCAGATCATCATGCAAGGATTCGATACACGAATGCCTGGCGCCTACGCCGAGTATTCCACTTGTATGGCAGGATTAGCGATAAAGATCTCTGATGTACTCAGCGACAACGACGCAGCCATGATCGAGCCCCTGGCGGTCGGCCTGAACGCCTGGAGAACCGCCAATGTCGAAGCGGGCGCAAGCATATTAATCATCGGTGCCGGTGTTATTGGGATCGCAATTGCCAAGTGGGCTAAATTTTTCGGTGCAGGTGACGTCGGCATCAGTGAGATGGTGCCGGCCCGTCTGGCGCGGGCGCACAATATAGGATTCGATCTTGTCATCGATGCAGCGCAACATGTCAATCCTGTTGCAGAATACGAGCGGCAGACTGGCCGCAAACCATCGGTAATCTTCGAATGCGTCGGCCGTCCGATGATCGCCAAGTTGATCGAGATGGCACCCACCAATACGCATCTGGTACTCGTAGGCACAGGTATGCAAACGGAGAACTTTACGGTAGTCTCTGCGGCTTTGAAGCGCCTGCGCATGTCTTTTCCGGTTGCTTACGTGCGGAGCGATTTTCACTTCGTTCAACGGATGCTTACTGCGCACCGAGTGACAGTCGATGGTCTTGTGACGGCTACAGTCAACCTTGACGAGGCATCCGCAATGTTCGAGAAGCTCGGTAAACCAAACGACCATTGCAAGGTACTGATTGTGCCCTGA
- a CDS encoding acetolactate synthase catalytic subunit, with protein sequence MSDKPLLLRPPQRFANALKRHGVEYLFGQSNPPALTMAADDLGIRQIGYRQENSGTYMADGYARSTGKVPVVTAQNGPAATLLVPGLAECLSASSPIIALVQDVGPSTQDRNAFQELDQMELFKGVAKWIRRVTTADRIEDYVDMAFTAAASGRPGPAVLLVSMELLAEREERPIATRKARLGTYPMDRSQPEQTQVDIAADLLTKANAPIVYAGGGVMGSGAQEELRALQELAHLPVATSTMGKGSVDETHPLSMGVIGYFMATRGMAKFAKPMVTEADVVLLIGNRTNQNGTDSWKLLPKTATYIHIDIDSMEIGRNYESVRLKGDAKLTLSALNVAMAAQDLSKRQSARASIVSTIATARLRHQEEIAGVAQSKAAPIRPEAFMAELEKQLADDHIVVADASFSSIWVANFLTAKFNRRFITPRGQAGLGWGFPLAMGVKIGNPDRPVFCIVGDGGFGHVWSELETACRHGINVVVAVMNNGVLGYQKHAEDAGLGRHTNVCDFAPVDHAAIAEACGVRGIRLERAQDIAATIREVLAANTTVLIDILADPNAMPPVTAFASLPNY encoded by the coding sequence ATGAGTGACAAGCCATTGCTGCTGCGGCCACCGCAACGATTCGCCAACGCGTTGAAGCGACATGGGGTCGAGTATCTGTTTGGGCAGAGCAATCCACCCGCACTGACAATGGCTGCAGACGATCTGGGCATTCGGCAAATAGGCTATCGGCAGGAGAATTCTGGCACCTACATGGCCGATGGCTACGCACGCTCCACAGGTAAGGTTCCGGTCGTCACGGCCCAGAATGGCCCAGCGGCAACCCTGTTGGTACCCGGGCTGGCAGAGTGCCTTTCCGCGTCTAGTCCCATCATTGCCCTGGTACAGGATGTCGGCCCTAGCACTCAGGATCGCAATGCATTTCAGGAATTGGACCAGATGGAGCTTTTCAAGGGCGTCGCTAAGTGGATTCGACGGGTGACGACTGCCGATCGCATCGAAGACTACGTTGACATGGCCTTTACCGCTGCCGCAAGCGGTCGCCCTGGTCCGGCGGTCCTTTTGGTATCGATGGAGTTATTGGCCGAGAGAGAGGAAAGACCCATCGCAACACGAAAGGCTCGGCTGGGCACCTATCCAATGGATCGAAGTCAACCCGAGCAGACACAAGTTGATATTGCAGCCGATTTATTGACCAAGGCCAACGCTCCAATCGTTTACGCGGGGGGCGGCGTTATGGGTTCTGGGGCGCAAGAGGAACTGCGGGCGTTACAGGAGCTCGCCCATCTGCCTGTTGCAACCAGCACGATGGGCAAAGGCAGCGTAGACGAGACACATCCGCTTTCCATGGGCGTCATTGGATACTTCATGGCCACTCGCGGCATGGCCAAATTTGCGAAACCCATGGTGACAGAAGCGGATGTCGTCCTGCTCATTGGAAATCGAACGAACCAGAATGGCACGGACTCGTGGAAGCTTCTGCCGAAGACAGCAACCTATATTCACATCGATATCGACTCAATGGAGATCGGCCGAAACTATGAATCGGTGCGCCTCAAAGGGGACGCCAAGCTTACTTTGAGCGCACTGAATGTGGCCATGGCCGCGCAGGATCTGAGCAAGCGACAGTCAGCGCGTGCTTCGATCGTGAGCACTATCGCAACGGCGAGGCTTCGCCATCAGGAAGAGATCGCCGGTGTGGCGCAATCAAAGGCTGCGCCGATTCGGCCCGAAGCCTTTATGGCCGAGCTCGAAAAGCAACTCGCAGATGATCACATCGTGGTGGCAGACGCTAGCTTCTCGTCAATATGGGTTGCCAACTTCCTCACGGCCAAATTCAATCGCCGCTTCATCACACCGCGGGGCCAGGCCGGTCTAGGATGGGGATTCCCCCTGGCGATGGGGGTCAAGATAGGAAATCCGGATAGGCCCGTCTTCTGCATCGTCGGCGACGGTGGCTTTGGCCATGTCTGGTCGGAGTTGGAAACGGCGTGTCGCCACGGAATCAACGTCGTGGTTGCGGTCATGAACAATGGCGTTCTTGGCTACCAAAAGCACGCTGAAGATGCCGGTCTCGGACGTCATACCAATGTTTGCGATTTCGCACCGGTTGACCATGCAGCCATCGCTGAAGCCTGTGGAGTAAGGGGAATTCGACTTGAGCGCGCTCAGGATATCGCGGCGACAATCAGAGAAGTGCTGGCGGCTAACACAACTGTGTTGATCGACATTCTGGCTGATCCGAATGCCATGCCGCCCGTCACCGCCTTCGCCAGTTTGCCTAATTACTAA
- a CDS encoding SDR family NAD(P)-dependent oxidoreductase, which translates to MNTSTPFSLHGKSIFITGGSSGIGLGTCYRCVHEGARVIIADIQAPPQPVLDAGGIFVEVDVTDRDKVIDAFQQAETSIGKLDVIIHNAGKPGNGKHLTDSDEEMLDSVVNLNLYGTYYILKYGPAYMRDGGSIINTASVAGLQQNEGFFDYSATKAAIISMTKTAAVELGIRGIRCNAVAPGPVRTPMLPPGHILNALAKNLSALGRIAEIDDLVGVYHFLASDQSRYITGHTLVVDGGRLAGFRTEVLGRLAG; encoded by the coding sequence GTGAACACCTCAACCCCCTTCAGCCTTCATGGCAAGTCGATCTTCATCACCGGTGGTTCGTCAGGTATAGGTCTCGGAACGTGCTACCGGTGCGTGCATGAGGGTGCACGCGTAATCATCGCCGACATTCAGGCGCCTCCGCAACCTGTGTTGGATGCGGGCGGTATCTTCGTTGAGGTGGACGTGACCGATCGCGACAAGGTGATCGATGCCTTCCAGCAAGCGGAGACATCTATCGGCAAGCTCGACGTCATCATTCACAATGCCGGAAAACCCGGGAACGGCAAGCACCTGACCGATTCTGACGAAGAGATGCTTGACAGCGTGGTAAATCTAAATCTCTACGGAACGTACTACATCTTGAAGTATGGGCCTGCGTACATGCGCGACGGCGGCTCGATCATAAATACCGCCTCCGTCGCCGGTCTACAGCAAAATGAGGGCTTCTTCGATTACAGCGCAACGAAGGCGGCAATCATCAGCATGACCAAGACCGCTGCGGTGGAGTTAGGCATCCGCGGCATCCGTTGCAACGCGGTCGCACCGGGTCCTGTTAGAACGCCCATGTTGCCGCCGGGACATATCCTGAACGCGCTCGCAAAAAATCTTTCGGCTCTGGGACGAATCGCCGAAATTGATGATCTGGTGGGTGTGTATCACTTTCTCGCCAGCGACCAAAGCAGGTACATCACTGGCCACACCCTGGTCGTAGATGGCGGACGCTTGGCCGGCTTTCGCACCGAAGTGTTGGGTCGTTTGGCCGGCTAA
- a CDS encoding aldehyde dehydrogenase family protein, producing MSLLQTEETTPAVATDTDDSTVISELRTAFEAQRRAFAVDRQPSFAERRRRLEQIISMMLTNRERIYEALSADFGVHPAPMAEVLEVLAVTARAEYALAHLEEWMQPMPREVDPAYKGVLRALVKSQPKGVVGNIAPWNFPFEIGLGPIVDMLAAGNRVMLKPSEFTPASATLMREMVSATFAPDLVYVAVGGLDLSRAFTALPFDHLLYTGSSNVGRQVMAAAAQNLTPVTLELGGKCPAVLLPGSVTPESVGSVIGVKMIKNGQMCVTVDHCFVPRSDLDTFARIAAQFMAKAAPDYARSAACTGIISERHLDRMTDLLAEAKNRGTRIVMLEQDGLVDRETRRMPLSLVMDPAPDLRMMHEEIFGPIMPVIPYDEVEQVIERINANDSPLGVYVYGDDVVTIDHILSETSSGGGAVNACAIQAGLKALAFGGVGMSGMGRHHGEEGFREFSNQRGIVVRGEGPLFDAFVSPSQSSVDIVRQVPAG from the coding sequence ATGTCATTACTGCAAACGGAAGAGACAACACCCGCAGTTGCAACCGATACTGACGATTCGACGGTCATCAGCGAGTTACGCACGGCTTTCGAAGCCCAGCGCCGCGCCTTCGCCGTGGACCGGCAGCCGAGCTTCGCCGAGCGGCGGAGACGTCTCGAACAGATCATCTCCATGATGCTGACGAACCGTGAGCGGATTTATGAAGCTCTGAGCGCGGACTTCGGCGTGCACCCGGCTCCAATGGCCGAAGTGCTTGAAGTGCTCGCGGTGACTGCGCGGGCCGAGTATGCGCTGGCGCATCTCGAAGAATGGATGCAGCCGATGCCACGTGAAGTGGACCCCGCTTACAAGGGGGTTTTGAGAGCCTTGGTCAAGAGCCAGCCTAAGGGAGTGGTCGGCAATATTGCCCCGTGGAATTTCCCCTTTGAGATCGGTCTCGGTCCTATAGTCGACATGCTCGCGGCTGGCAACCGTGTGATGCTGAAGCCGTCGGAGTTTACCCCCGCCTCTGCCACGCTGATGCGTGAGATGGTGTCTGCAACCTTTGCTCCCGACCTTGTCTACGTTGCGGTGGGTGGTCTGGATCTCTCGCGCGCTTTTACTGCTCTACCATTCGATCACCTGCTTTATACCGGCAGCTCCAACGTCGGCCGTCAGGTAATGGCGGCTGCAGCGCAAAACCTTACGCCCGTAACGCTTGAACTTGGAGGCAAATGTCCCGCTGTGCTGTTGCCCGGTAGCGTTACGCCTGAGTCGGTCGGTAGCGTGATCGGCGTCAAGATGATCAAGAACGGGCAGATGTGCGTCACGGTCGACCATTGTTTTGTGCCAAGATCGGACCTGGACACGTTTGCCCGGATTGCAGCGCAGTTTATGGCGAAAGCCGCGCCCGATTATGCCCGCTCGGCCGCGTGTACCGGTATTATCTCGGAGCGCCACTTAGACCGAATGACGGACCTCCTGGCGGAGGCCAAGAACCGTGGAACTCGCATTGTGATGCTCGAGCAGGATGGGCTGGTAGACCGTGAAACTCGGCGGATGCCGCTCTCACTCGTGATGGATCCCGCGCCCGACCTGCGCATGATGCATGAGGAGATCTTTGGACCGATCATGCCCGTGATTCCCTATGACGAGGTTGAGCAGGTCATCGAACGCATAAACGCGAACGACAGTCCGCTTGGGGTGTATGTCTACGGCGATGATGTTGTTACCATCGACCACATTCTCAGCGAAACATCGTCGGGCGGAGGTGCTGTTAACGCATGTGCCATCCAGGCGGGTCTCAAGGCTTTGGCCTTCGGTGGTGTGGGTATGAGCGGGATGGGTCGGCACCACGGCGAGGAAGGGTTTCGGGAGTTCTCAAACCAGCGCGGAATTGTTGTTCGTGGCGAAGGGCCACTCTTCGACGCATTTGTCTCGCCTTCTCAGAGTTCGGTGGATATTGTGAGACAGGTTCCCGCGGGCTAA